The DNA window GATGACCGATTTCTCCTTCATGATTTGCAGTCCGCGCCTCGTGTTGCTGGGCGCGGCGGCGCAAGTCGGCATTTTCGGCACCTTCCTCGGCTCACTCGCCCTCGGATTTACTGCCAAAGAGGCAGGTTCCATCGGCATTATCGGCGGCGCCGACGGCCCCACGGCTATCTATGTCACCAGCCTACTGAACGCCGATTTCCTCGCGCCGATATCCATCGCCGCCTATTCCTATATGGCCCTAGTGCCGATCATCCAGCCGCCCATCATGCGCCTGCTGACCACCCGCAAGGAACGACTGATCCGCATGCCGCAACCGCGCCAGGTCTCGCGCCTGGAACGCGTCGTGTTCCCGATTGCGGGCCTGCTTCTCACGTGCCTGCTCGTGCCCAAGGCGCTGCCGCTTCTGGGGATGCTGTTTTTCGGCAACCTGCTGAGTGAATCGGGCGTCACCGACCGTTTGGCCGTCACGGCGAAGACATCGTTTATCGACATCGTCACGATTCTGCTCGGCCTGTGCGTGGGTGTGTCGGCCAACGCGCAGACCTTCCTGACGACCAAAGCGTTGATGATCTTCGGCCTCGGTGTCGCGGCCTTCTGCGTGGCGACGGCCGCGGGCATACTTTTCGCCAAACTGATGAACCTGGTCACCAAAGACAAGATCAATCCGCTGGTCGGCGCCGCAGGCGTCTCCGCCGTGCCCATGGCCGCGCGCGTGGTCAACACCGTCGCCCTGCAAGAAGACCCCTCGAACTTCCTGCTCATGCACGCCATGGCGCCCAACGTGGCGGGTGTTATCGGCTCGGCGGTTGCTGCGGGCGTGTTACTGGCGTTTTTGCTGTAGTTCGGCCCTCGCCCCAGGCTGAAGTAGCGACGAGCGCGCTCACGATTTAATTTTTCCGATATTTTTCGCGTTAGAAAAACAGTTCGAAGCTGCGCGCGAATTCCATCGTCGTGCGATGTTCGCGGTAGGCATCGCGCATGAACGTGGGCGTCACCTCGACGGCGTCCCGGCGGTGTGCGGCGAAGCGCGCCAATTCGTCCTCGGCGATGCGGCGATCGAAAATGTTGACGAGGTTTTCCGACTCGACAAAGCAACTGCGCGTCGAGAGGTTGAACGAGCCGATCATCGTCAGTTCGTCGTCGATGAGAAACTCTTTGGCGTGCAAATAGGGCTGCTTTTCTTCCTGCTCCGGCGTGCCGGGGTTCAAATAGATCTTGATTCCGGCCTTGAGCAGCCGCGCGAAGTAGTTCAGCGAAACGAAGTATCCGGTCGACCAGTACAGCTCCTGCCCGGCGGTTTGCGAGTTCGTGATGATCTGCACATCGACGCCGCGCTGCGCCGCATCGAGAAGCGCGTCCAGCAGCAAACCATCGGGCAGCACCAGGTACTGCGAGTAGGCATAAACCCGCTTGCGCGCCATTTGAATGGCGGTGACCAGGGCGTTGAGCGTGTAGTATTCGCCCCGCCACGGGCGCGACTGCACGAACTGAACGTCGGAAGGTCCCGCCGTTTTCAATCGCGGTCGCAAGTCTGCCACGGTCGGCGGCTCGGCGGTTTCGGCCAATTCCAGGAAGCTGCGCACGAAGCCGCGCTGCACCTGCTTGACCACCGGCCCCTCGAGCAACACATCCACGTCGATCCACGGGGCGAAGTATTCGTCGGACAAGTTGCGGCCGCCCACGATGGCGCGGCGCGCGTCGGCCAGGAGAATCTTTTCGTGAATCGCGTAATCGAGCAGCGGAATCGCGGGCAAGCCGCCCGGGCCGCGATAGGCCTGTTGGCGCCAATCGCCCTCCGAGGAGTTCTCCCCGAAGAAATCCTCACCCAGAGAATCCTTGATCATCTTGACCAACCACACGGCGGCGGGCGCCGATTCGCTTTGCGGCGCAAGGCCGCGTTTGCTGAACAAGCTGCCGCCGAACAACTCTAGATTGACGTTTTGGCGTTTCCAGGCGCGCAGATGCTTTTGGACTTCCTCGCCGCTGAGCTTCGCTCCCAAGGTGAGCCCCTGATCCTCCAGGAAGCCGGCGATTTCCGCCAAAATGCGATGCGCCGAAAGCCGCAACGTGCTGAGCATCGCGCCGGGTATCTGGGTGCCTGCGTTAAGCAAGACGTTGGCTTCCACGCCCTTATCCAAGCGCGGCAATAGCGCCTCGTACACCTGCCGGCCGATGCCGGTGATGGCGAACACGTAATTCTGCAGGTTGATCTGCCGCTTCGCGCTCTCGATCAATTCCAACCGCCGGGCCAGAGCGGTCTCGCCGTCCCACAGCACCTCGACGGCGTTGCCCGGAACGATCGGCGCGTGCGCCAGTTTGGCCAACGTCGCGCGGTTTTCCGGGCTGTCAATTGAGCCTTCGTAAGGTGGACGGCGGTAGGTAATTCTCAGGTGGGTTTTCGCGCGCCCGGTGTAGCCCTCGGAGTCGCGGGCCCGTAGTGTCAGCTCGTATTCGCCGGGATCGATCAGGGGGGGGATCGCCAGCGACGTTTCGTAGAAACCCTCGCGCGTCGCATTGATGATCTGGCCGCGCACCGGCCGCAACGAGCGCGGCGCGGCGTTGGGCACTTGCGAGCCGACCAATTCCACGTTCTTGATCGCCGCATCGTGGACGGTCGTAATGGCTTCCGCGGACAGGCGCGCCCGTCCGCCCCGGTTGTCCAGATCCGCCGGCTCCACTTTCATGTTTTTGATGATGACGTACATTACGACGCCTCCCCATCACCAACGGCGTCGGTGCGCCCTCCGGCGCCGCTGCGTCCAACCCCTTCGACAGTAGCGGGTTTCCCCCGACGTGGCCAGCGCGTCAGGCGAGCCAAGCCGAGAAATCGCGGTCCAGCAGCTTCGATAAACGCGCGACGGGCTCGGCGTACAACTCGCGCAACATGCCGCGGGCAGGACTGGAAATGCGGTAGGGCGGCATCACGTTTCGCAGGTCGGTGATTTCGTCGGTCGACCACGTGGACGCGGGTGACGGGTCCACATCCAGGAAGCGAAACAGTTTGCGCAGGTAGCCGCGATTGTCGGCGCGCATGGCGTCGAATTCCTCGATGAAAAAGTTTTCGGGCGCAAACACGCCGAACCATCGTTCCAGGCAGGCCGCATAATCCCCGCGCTCGCGCGACTTTTGGGAGAGGCAGTGAGCGAGCACCTCTTCTTTCGACAGCGAATCCACGGCGCGTCCTTCGATCTTGCAGAATTGCATCAAGGCGTGCGACACCGCGCGGTCGATCGGGTTGCGCACCGTGAACAAAATGCGCAAATCGGCTTTGGCGTCGCGGATTCGGCGAATCACATCGACGGGTAGCAGGGCGTAGGACGGCGTGATCTCGCCACAGCGTACCGCGGGACCATGCCCCTGGAATAAACCCAGATACCACGCCAGGTCCCGCTTCCAGGTGCTGGAGGCGTGGTCGGCGTCCCAAAAGTGGATTTCCTTGTGAAACGGCAACACCAATTGCGGGTGTTTTTGCAGCGTGTAATGCAACCACGTGGTGCCCGTGCGCTGCGCCCCGATACCCAGGAAATCCAGCATGTCAGTCGTCC is part of the Candidatus Lernaella stagnicola genome and encodes:
- a CDS encoding sodium ion-translocating decarboxylase subunit beta — its product is MQSLLELFDSTGIAHLDDVRFLIMIGIGLVFIYLAVTKNYEPLLLVPIGFGMILTNIPWGFDETGQLITLLADPHSPFHWLYLGITHEIYPPLIFLGIGAMTDFSFMICSPRLVLLGAAAQVGIFGTFLGSLALGFTAKEAGSIGIIGGADGPTAIYVTSLLNADFLAPISIAAYSYMALVPIIQPPIMRLLTTRKERLIRMPQPRQVSRLERVVFPIAGLLLTCLLVPKALPLLGMLFFGNLLSESGVTDRLAVTAKTSFIDIVTILLGLCVGVSANAQTFLTTKALMIFGLGVAAFCVATAAGILFAKLMNLVTKDKINPLVGAAGVSAVPMAARVVNTVALQEDPSNFLLMHAMAPNVAGVIGSAVAAGVLLAFLL
- a CDS encoding phosphatidylserine/phosphatidylglycerophosphate/cardiolipin synthase family protein, which gives rise to MYVIIKNMKVEPADLDNRGGRARLSAEAITTVHDAAIKNVELVGSQVPNAAPRSLRPVRGQIINATREGFYETSLAIPPLIDPGEYELTLRARDSEGYTGRAKTHLRITYRRPPYEGSIDSPENRATLAKLAHAPIVPGNAVEVLWDGETALARRLELIESAKRQINLQNYVFAITGIGRQVYEALLPRLDKGVEANVLLNAGTQIPGAMLSTLRLSAHRILAEIAGFLEDQGLTLGAKLSGEEVQKHLRAWKRQNVNLELFGGSLFSKRGLAPQSESAPAAVWLVKMIKDSLGEDFFGENSSEGDWRQQAYRGPGGLPAIPLLDYAIHEKILLADARRAIVGGRNLSDEYFAPWIDVDVLLEGPVVKQVQRGFVRSFLELAETAEPPTVADLRPRLKTAGPSDVQFVQSRPWRGEYYTLNALVTAIQMARKRVYAYSQYLVLPDGLLLDALLDAAQRGVDVQIITNSQTAGQELYWSTGYFVSLNYFARLLKAGIKIYLNPGTPEQEEKQPYLHAKEFLIDDELTMIGSFNLSTRSCFVESENLVNIFDRRIAEDELARFAAHRRDAVEVTPTFMRDAYREHRTTMEFARSFELFF
- a CDS encoding sulfotransferase, which translates into the protein MLDFLGIGAQRTGTTWLHYTLQKHPQLVLPFHKEIHFWDADHASSTWKRDLAWYLGLFQGHGPAVRCGEITPSYALLPVDVIRRIRDAKADLRILFTVRNPIDRAVSHALMQFCKIEGRAVDSLSKEEVLAHCLSQKSRERGDYAACLERWFGVFAPENFFIEEFDAMRADNRGYLRKLFRFLDVDPSPASTWSTDEITDLRNVMPPYRISSPARGMLRELYAEPVARLSKLLDRDFSAWLA